The following nucleotide sequence is from Candidatus Hydrogenedentota bacterium.
GGACCAGCCTGCCGCGCAGCATCTGTGCAATATTGCCGCGCGCGCGCACCCCGTAGACGGTGAGCCATTCCCCCTTTGCGTCATGCAGGGATATTTCATCCACCTCAAGGGAACTTGGAATCCAGCCCCTCACGCCGGTTATGGACAGGGAGAAGGGGGTGCGGCTTTCCACCTGCCGGGCAATGAGTGAAACAATGGCCCGCTTTCCAAAGGGTGTCTGGGGAATGGCAAGCAACACCAGCAGCAACACCACTAAAAAGATAAGGGCGCGGCGAAGCCGGACGCGTTTGCGGGCGGGAGGGGTGGGTGTGTCCGGTTGCCTTGCCATGCCTAGAATGCCTGGCCGATGCTGATGTAAAACTGCATGCTGTCGTCCTTCCCATGGCGCGGGTTCAGGGGCATCGCCGCGTCCAGGCGCACCGGGCCGATGGGTGTGAAATAGCGCACCCCTAGTCCCGCACCCCAGCGCGGGTCCTCACTGAAATCCGGGAAGGTGGAGGTGAAGGCCGCGCCCCCGTCCAAAAAGGCCGCAAGCCCAAGGGACTTTGTAAGCCGTTTGCGCATCTCCAAGGACCAGTCTGCCGTTGAACGCCCGCCGATGATGTTGCCGCACTCCTCGGGGCCGATGCGCTGGTAGCCGTACCCGCGCACGGAGCCGCCGCCGCCCGCGTAGAAGCGCGCATCCGCCGGAATGCCACGCAGCCCCTCGCCGGCAATTGCGCCCAAATGCAGCCGTGCGGCGAAGACCCAGCTCTTGTCCCGGTCAAGGGCCTTGTACCAGCTTGCGCCGGCCTCGCTCTTCCAGAAAAAAACGTCCGGACTGGTCACATCCAGATGCGGTTCCTGGCGCGTGGTGAGCAGAAACCCCTCTGACGGGTCAAGGCGGTCGTCACGCCTGTCCCATGAGAGCACCCAGGGCGATGAGACCAGGAAGAAGGTCTCCTTCTCGCGGCGCTGCTCGACATGGCTCAGGCGCAGGGTCAGCCCGCCGCCCACACTGAGCGCCTCGCTGAGGCGGCGCTCCACCATGCCGGACAAGTCCAGACTCCGGCTCTCGTAGGGGTCCGGGTCCAGAATGGCTGCCTTGAATTTAAGGGACAGGGTTTGGTTGGCGCGCAGGAAAAACGGGTTGTCATACTGGACAGACAGGTTGGGCTCCAGATCGGAAAGCTCCAACTGGGTGCGAAGCCTGTGTCCCATTCCGGAGAGGTTGCGATGCTCCCACATCGCCCGCACACCCGGACCGTCATCGCTTCGGTAGTCCGCGCCCAGCCCGATGGAGCGGTGCTTCCGTTCCGTAAGGGAGACGCGCATCATGGCAAAACCCGGCGCCTCCGGCGTTTCCTCGGGCACAATATTGATCATGGTGAAGAGACCGGTGTCCTGGAGACGCCGCCGGGCCTTTTCCAGAAGGGAGTGACGACACAGGTCTCCCGGTTTCCAGGGCAGTGATTTCAGCACCACGTCCCCGGAGACATCCGTCAGTCCCTCGATGACCGTTTCACCGATGGGGGTGCGCGGTCCGGGCATGACAAGAAGGGTCACGGCAGCCGAGCGCTCCGCATGGTCCACCACCACCTCACGTGGCAAAATCTCGGCAAAAGGATGACCCTCCTCCAGGAAATGCCCTAGGAACTGCCGTTCCCCGTCAAGAATGTCCCGCGAGACAACGGAGGCGCCTGGACGCAGCGCGAGATTGGAAAGCGCTTCGGGGGGAAACACTTTTTTGGACCCGTTGCCCTCATCCACTTCGAGCAGTTCCAGTCGGCTTACTTTGTATACCGGTCCGGCCGCGACTTTGAAGAGCACCTCCGGCACGCCGGACACCCCACGCAGGTCCAGCACCACCTCTCCACCGAAATAGCCCCGGCTGCGTAGCAGGTCCGCAAAACGTTCCACATCCCTTTCCGCCCGCCGCCTCAGGAGATTCATCGAGGCCACCGGCTCGCCGCTAAATTTGACCGTGTCCGAGAGATTCCGGAACTCCTCCATCCTGAACCCGTTGAAATCCCCCTCGAAATTGACCGTATAGCCGTTTTCAGCCAGTGCGTGCACACCAATGCAGGGAAAGGCAAACACCAGAAAAACCAGCAGAAATCCCCAGTAATTGGGGCTGTGATTAAGCGTGGATGTTGCCCGGCCAATCATGTTCCGTTGTATCCGCTCACATGTTTAAGCATTGGGTATTATACACTGCATGTTGTGCGTGGATGCCAGTCACGGCACATTATTTGGGCCATCCTGGCATTTTAATGAGGCGTCCAAAAACACAAAAACCCGCCACAGTACCAGACTGGGCGGGTGAAATTAATATTCAAAACTCCGGAAGTGCTTAGTCGCCCGCCCGGACCTTCTCATTGAAGCGGTAGGCCATGATGACCAAGTCATGCGTGTGGCCGTCGGGGTCTATGAGCCAGTTTGCCAGCAGGGCCTCGGGCATGAAGCCCATCTGCTGCAGGATGCGCTGCAGGTCGGGCTGAATGCGGGGAATGTGAACCTCGACGGTCTGAACATCATTGTCATGGGCAAGCCCGAGAATAACCTCCGCCAGAAGCCTTCCCAGTCCCAGTTGGCGGTATTCGGGGAGGATAAAGAGGCGGATTTCACCCAGATGCCGGGTCCAGAGCAGCTTGTTCTGGTGAAGGCTCGCGTAGCCAATCACCCCGTCGCCCTCAAGCACCAGCACGGAACGGGTCCGCTCGCAGGTGAGATTTTTCATCCACTCATCTATGGATTCCGGTTTGGTGAGGTCCATGCGCATGAAAAGACGGTCTTCATCGTTCAGTTTGGCGCTGAACTGGGTGAGGGCGTCATGCTCGCTGCCGTCCATCAGTTTCAGGGTGATAGTACGGCCCTCGATCTCCCTGTTGAAGGGAAAAGTCAGGCCTTTTTTGGGTTCCACTGGACGAATCATGCACAGGCTCCTTTCCTCAGGAAAATCTCCCAAAAAATGGGCGATAAAAACAAAACAGCCCCGGCGTGGTAATTCTTCCCGGCATCTTGGCGGTCATGAATGCGATGTTGTTGCAATTTACCCCTCCATGGGGGAAAATCGGGGCAGCACATTGAAAGGAATGTCCATGGCTGAAAGCAACAAAGCGCTTCTGTGCCGCAGGGCTGTGGTGAACTTTTTGCGCGCGGAGTTGGAACACCGCTACAGCCGGGAGAATCTTGCCCGGTTCGGGGAGTTTGAATCCCTGCCGGAGGAAGTCCTGACAGCCTTTCGCGCCTTTGTGCTGGACCGAATCTACCCGGAACCGGAGAAGCGCATGCAGCTCAACAGGGCCTTCGAGACGCTGGAGGCGCTGCTTCATTCCCCCACCCGCATTCAGCCGCTGGTTCGGGCCACACTGGGCTCGTTTTGGAGGCTGGGACGGAAAATTCCGGCGGCGATACAGGCTGGACGCCGCACCATGCAGGCCTTTGGACATGTGTGCGCCATTGAGGAAAGCATGGCCGAAGCCGCGTTGGCGGAGGGGCTGCCCTCAGGAGGCCCGCTTGAACAGGCGGAACTTGCCGGGCTGTTCAATGAACTCCCCCCCGAGCCCTTCGAACGGCTTGTGAACGGGCTGGTGGCCCTGCTGCATTCCCTCTCGGACCGGGCCATGCTCGAAGCGGCATTGGAAATCGCCGAAAAATTGGAACGGTTGATGCTCGATTCTCCCAAAAAATGGACAGAAGCGGAAAAGGCCGGGGTGACAATGGCGCGGGAGACCCTGGAGGAGGGTCTGGCATTGTTTGCCCTATTGGACCCAACGCAGACGGAAACCCTTATTGAGGGCGTTGAACGGGTGGAATGGGACTGGATTGAAACACTCCGGGAGGAGTATTCATAGCGCCCCGGCAAGCAGCAATGCTCCGGCGACCACGACATTTTCCTCCAGCGCGCAGGGGAGAAGACGGTAGCGCCCCCGGTAGGGGCCGAAAGCGCGGGATTCCAGCGCCGCCATCAATGGGTCCAGCAACACCGGGCCCATGAGGGAAACCCCGCCGCCCAGGGCGATGACCTCCGGGTGAAACAGGGTCACCAGATTCCCCAAGGCCAATCCGAGCGCCGCCGCCACTTGATTAATCTCGGCGAGGGCCACGGGATCACCCTGGCGGGCCGCCTCGGCCAGAAGGGGACAGGTTAGGCGGCTTGGGTCGTTTTCGCAACATCTGGCCAGGGGCGTTTCCGGAACAAGGTTGCCAAAGGAGCGAATCCGCCGTTCAATGGCCCAGCCGGAACACAAGTTCTCCACTTTGTCCGCCGCACCCGGCGTCTGACTGGTCCAATCCGGCACCCAGGTATGGCCGATTTCCGCGGCGCCCCGGCCCTGTCCGTCATAAAGCCGCCCATCCACCACCAGCGCGCCGCCGATGCCGCTGCCAATGTTCATGTAGCAAAATTGGCGGGTGCCTTTCCCCGCGCCAAGACAGTACTCGGCCCACCCCGCGGCATTGGCGTCATTGGCCACCACGGCAGGCAGGCCGAACCGTTTTTCAAACCAGTGCCGCAGTTCCACCCCCTCCCATCCGGCGATTTGGTGGGAAACCAGCACCGAGCCTGTGGCGCTGTCCACGGGACCACCGAAGCCGACCCCGATGGCCTCCGGTGGCATTTCCGCCGAATCCATGAGTGGCGGCAGCGTCTCTTCCATCCATGCAAGGATACCGGGCGCGCCCGCTTCAGGCCGCACAGTTCCGCGCACCAAATTCAGAACAGTGCCGTCTCCGGTACCCAGCGCGGCCTGAAGTTTTGTGCCGCCTATTTCCACGCCAAGAACAGATTTACCCACCGAAATAACTCCAAATACGGGCGAATGCCGCTAGAAAAGGCCAATGACTTTGCCGGTCTCCACGTCCACGTCAATGCGCCTGAAGGCCGGGTCGGATGCGGTGCCGGGCATGAGGCGGATGTCGCCCGCCACAGGCACAATCAGTCCGGCGCCACGGTATACCAGCACATCACGGACGGGCAGCACCCAGTCATGGGGACGGCCCTTCATGGACGGGTCATGGGACAGACTCAGATGGGTTTTCACCATGCAAATGCCCAGCCGGTTCAATGTGTCGTCCTGCTGGAGCTCGGCCAGTTTGTTTTCAGCAAGGGCCGTGTAGGTGACCCCGGCCGCGCCGTAGACCTCGCTGGCGATGCGGGATATTTTGTCCTTGATGGCCAGGTCCTCCTCGTAGAGCAGGCGGAACTTGGCCGGCTTCTCGCAGGCATCCACCACCGCCCCGGCCAGTTCCCGCGCGCCTTCGCCTCCCTCAGCCCAGTGCCGTGACACGGCCACGGGAACCCCCATCGCCTCCACGGCATGGCGGATGACCGCGACTTCCTCGTCGGAGTCGGTATGGAAATGGTTGATGCAGACGACGGGCCGGACGAGGCTTTTTTTCACCGTCTCGATGTGCGCCATCAGGTTGGGCAGGCCCCTTTCCACCAGTTCGGGGTGCGACTCGATGTACACCGGGTCGAGGGGCTTTCCGGGGACCACGGTGGGGCCGCCGCCATGCATTTTGAGGGCGCGCACGGTGGCGACGATGACGGCGCAGTTCGGCGTAAGCCCGCTCATGCGGCACTTGAGGTTCCAAAACTTCTCGTAGCCGATGTCCGCGCCAAAACCGCTTTCGGTCACCAGATACTCGCTGAGTTTCAGGCCGAGGAGGTCCGCCACCACCGACGACTGGCCGATGGAGATGTTTGCGAACGGCCCGGCATGCACCAGCACGGGCTGCCCCTCGAGGGTCTGCATGAGGTTCGGGTTGATGGCGCGGTACATCAGCGCCGTCATCGCCCCGTCCACCTCCAAATCGCCCGTGGTGATTGGTTTGCCGGACTTGTCAAAGGCGACCACGATGTTGGCCATGCGCCGCCGCAGGTCGCGCAGGCTGGTGGCCACGGCGAGGATGGACATCACCTCGGAGGAGACGGTGATTTGGAAGGAGGAGCGGAGCATGAATCCGTCCATTTTCGAGCCGATACCGATGATGATTTCGCGGAGCGCCTGCGCGGAGAAGTCTATGGTCCAGCTTGTGGAAATGTTGCGCGGGTCAATGTCCAGACGCTTCAGACCCTTTTTGGCGAGGGTGGCGTCGCCGTAGTTGAACTCGTGCTGAAGCCGAGAGGTGAGCGCCACCATGGAGAGGTTATGCGCGTTGTTGATGCTGTCAATGTCACCCGTAAGTCCCAGACTGAACTCTGAAAGGGGGATGCACTGGCTGAGACCGCCGCCCGCGGCGGACCCCTTGATGTTGAAGGTCGGCCCGCCGGAGGGTTGGCGGATGGCGCCCATGGATCGCTTGCCCAGCCTGCCCAGCCCCTGCACCAGGCCCATGGTGGTGGTGGACTTCCCCTCGCCGAGGGGTGTGGGGGTGATGGCCGTCACCACCACGTATTTGCCGTTCCGACAGTTCTTCAGGCGGTTCAGAATGCGGATGAAGTCCAGCTTGGCCACATAATGCCCATAGGGCAGCAGTTCCACCTGCTCGACGCCCATCTCGTCGGCCAACTGGTAGACCGTTTTCATGGACGACTCGGCTGCCAGGGCGATCTGCCAGTCCTGCATGCTGCCGGGGTCAAGATGCTTTTGCTTGGTCATTATTCCACCGTGTTCCCGCCATTTGGCGTCAACGCGCCCGCCATGAAGGCCGACAACCGTTCCAGGGCGATCTCGTGCGCGCCGGGATGCACTGCAAGCTCCGCGCGTTCGGAAGCGCCGAGAAGTGTATAACATTTTTGAATCTCACGGAAAGCGCGGCGTGCCAGAACGGGTGTAAACTGGTTCACGGGCTCCTTTTCCCCGATCTGGCACTGGAGGCGGCGCGGGGCGATGAGCGCGTAAATGTCCGGAAAATCCACCAGTTCCCGGAGCCCCTTCTCCTTCCAGCACATGCAGTGGCTGGTCTCCATCTGGTTCATGAACGTGAGGAAGCCCGCGCTGCATGTGGCCGCCAGGCGGGTGTCCAGCGCGGCCAGCCACATGGTCATTTCACCGCCCAGGGAGAGGCCCGCGCAGCCCACACGCAACGGGTCCACCTCCGGAAGCGCGGAAAGGTAATCCACGCAGCGCACCAGATCATAAACCCGCTGGCCCATGAGGGTTTTGAAGCCGGGAGCCTTGTCGTGGTACGCCGTGTCCGCGGCCAGCACCACGAATCCGGATTTGGCCAAAACACCCGCAAAACCCTTGTAGATGGAGTTGCCGTCAAAGACATCCGCCGGGGTGGAGCCGTGCCCCGGAACGCAGAGCACGGCGGGTAGCCCCCGGTTGCATTCAAGTTCGGGCAGCCCCACCAGCACCGTGATGGTTCGGTTTCCAAAAAGTTGTTGCAGGGTCACTTTCCTCAAGCGGTAGCCGTCATGCGCGGTCTCCTCCAGGACTTCCGACTTCACGGAACTATCGGCAGGGGAAGATAGTGGCGCCGCGATTCCCAGCAGGTCCATGCATTTTTTTCGGGTAATTTCCTGCCAGGCCTCCGCTTCCTCCCGCGTATTTGCCGCGAATTCCGCCAGTCGCCAAGGTGTGTCATCAGCGTGGCTCTGGAGACTTTGTCGGTCCAGTGCGCGCACGGTTAACCGCAGTTGCCCGCCCGCCTCCACAGTGGCGGGAAGTTGCGCCAGTTCCGGGCCCCGCATCCTGGTTTCCGCGCCGCCGTTCAGGCTGACCATGTACTCCGCGTCTCTATCCACCGTGAACCACTCCGGGAATTGGTTGATGCGGGGATAGTCGAAGGGAAGATTGAACCACTCGCGGTGCCGGGGCACGTCGAATTTCAGAAGGCCGTTCCATGCCCAGTCGGAGGAGAGGACCAGATGCAGGGTGCCCGCGTCGTCCAGCGCCGCGCCCAGGCGCACATCCGCCCGCCAGGGCAGGGCGGTCACCCCCTGGGTGCGGTGGAGCGCGAACATCATCATGGTGCGCGCCGAGTTGCCGTCGCCATACCACCCCTCCGCCGTGCCGTCGGGCCGCTGGATGGCGTATATGAACTCCAGGGACTGCGCCGCCCACTCGAAGGCGCTCTTCACGGGAATGCGGTTCAGCAGGTTGACGGCCCCCTCCACACTGTCCGCGTAGCCGTCGCCCCGGTAACCCTCCCAGTTGGCCCCAAGGTGCCGGTGAATGTTGCGCAGGGCCTTTTCCACCGCCGCCTTGTAGGGGGCATGCCCGTCCACTTCGGCCACGGTGAGAAAGGCGTTATAGACATAGCCCCAGCCGTCCGATATGCTTTTCGCGTCCTTTTCACCGGTGAGGGGGTTGAAACTGTTGGGCATCATCCCGTCCTCGAAAGTGCCCTTTTCCAAAATGGCATCCAGCAGGGCGTGCAACGGCGCGCGGTAGGCATCCCTCTTTTCGGGGGCGGTTTTTGCGGCAATCACATAGGTTTCGGAGAGGCCGCCGACAATCTCGCAGCCGTGGTCGCGCAGGGGTATCTTCTCCGTGTCAAGAAGGGTTTCATGCAGCAGATAATGGTCGGCGATGCGGAAACACCAGTCGCGGTATTTGATGTCACCGGTTA
It contains:
- a CDS encoding BamA/TamA family outer membrane protein — protein: MIGRATSTLNHSPNYWGFLLVFLVFAFPCIGVHALAENGYTVNFEGDFNGFRMEEFRNLSDTVKFSGEPVASMNLLRRRAERDVERFADLLRSRGYFGGEVVLDLRGVSGVPEVLFKVAAGPVYKVSRLELLEVDEGNGSKKVFPPEALSNLALRPGASVVSRDILDGERQFLGHFLEEGHPFAEILPREVVVDHAERSAAVTLLVMPGPRTPIGETVIEGLTDVSGDVVLKSLPWKPGDLCRHSLLEKARRRLQDTGLFTMINIVPEETPEAPGFAMMRVSLTERKHRSIGLGADYRSDDGPGVRAMWEHRNLSGMGHRLRTQLELSDLEPNLSVQYDNPFFLRANQTLSLKFKAAILDPDPYESRSLDLSGMVERRLSEALSVGGGLTLRLSHVEQRREKETFFLVSSPWVLSWDRRDDRLDPSEGFLLTTRQEPHLDVTSPDVFFWKSEAGASWYKALDRDKSWVFAARLHLGAIAGEGLRGIPADARFYAGGGGSVRGYGYQRIGPEECGNIIGGRSTADWSLEMRKRLTKSLGLAAFLDGGAAFTSTFPDFSEDPRWGAGLGVRYFTPIGPVRLDAAMPLNPRHGKDDSMQFYISIGQAF
- a CDS encoding GNAT family N-acetyltransferase; protein product: MIRPVEPKKGLTFPFNREIEGRTITLKLMDGSEHDALTQFSAKLNDEDRLFMRMDLTKPESIDEWMKNLTCERTRSVLVLEGDGVIGYASLHQNKLLWTRHLGEIRLFILPEYRQLGLGRLLAEVILGLAHDNDVQTVEVHIPRIQPDLQRILQQMGFMPEALLANWLIDPDGHTHDLVIMAYRFNEKVRAGD
- a CDS encoding ROK family protein; this translates as MGKSVLGVEIGGTKLQAALGTGDGTVLNLVRGTVRPEAGAPGILAWMEETLPPLMDSAEMPPEAIGVGFGGPVDSATGSVLVSHQIAGWEGVELRHWFEKRFGLPAVVANDANAAGWAEYCLGAGKGTRQFCYMNIGSGIGGALVVDGRLYDGQGRGAAEIGHTWVPDWTSQTPGAADKVENLCSGWAIERRIRSFGNLVPETPLARCCENDPSRLTCPLLAEAARQGDPVALAEINQVAAALGLALGNLVTLFHPEVIALGGGVSLMGPVLLDPLMAALESRAFGPYRGRYRLLPCALEENVVVAGALLLAGAL
- a CDS encoding formate--tetrahydrofolate ligase, whose amino-acid sequence is MTKQKHLDPGSMQDWQIALAAESSMKTVYQLADEMGVEQVELLPYGHYVAKLDFIRILNRLKNCRNGKYVVVTAITPTPLGEGKSTTTMGLVQGLGRLGKRSMGAIRQPSGGPTFNIKGSAAGGGLSQCIPLSEFSLGLTGDIDSINNAHNLSMVALTSRLQHEFNYGDATLAKKGLKRLDIDPRNISTSWTIDFSAQALREIIIGIGSKMDGFMLRSSFQITVSSEVMSILAVATSLRDLRRRMANIVVAFDKSGKPITTGDLEVDGAMTALMYRAINPNLMQTLEGQPVLVHAGPFANISIGQSSVVADLLGLKLSEYLVTESGFGADIGYEKFWNLKCRMSGLTPNCAVIVATVRALKMHGGGPTVVPGKPLDPVYIESHPELVERGLPNLMAHIETVKKSLVRPVVCINHFHTDSDEEVAVIRHAVEAMGVPVAVSRHWAEGGEGARELAGAVVDACEKPAKFRLLYEEDLAIKDKISRIASEVYGAAGVTYTALAENKLAELQQDDTLNRLGICMVKTHLSLSHDPSMKGRPHDWVLPVRDVLVYRGAGLIVPVAGDIRLMPGTASDPAFRRIDVDVETGKVIGLF
- a CDS encoding prolyl oligopeptidase family serine peptidase, producing MVSCRLFLDALLLSSMAFAAVSPWEAAEERAMEANRAVVYCLNYANGWLAHADPASGLLPRRLNQDLFWNAKDCAADNFPFLLLTAHMTGQHHLKNAALRLLEQERALCMRVDSLPDTYHFDRQGFADGPPKMDEVVFGAAEYAKDGLMPAVEWLGPGPWLDRMVEMVDDIWKHALVDTPHGPLPSPVLEVNGDLLQVMSRLFWITGDIKYRDWCFRIADHYLLHETLLDTEKIPLRDHGCEIVGGLSETYVIAAKTAPEKRDAYRAPLHALLDAILEKGTFEDGMMPNSFNPLTGEKDAKSISDGWGYVYNAFLTVAEVDGHAPYKAAVEKALRNIHRHLGANWEGYRGDGYADSVEGAVNLLNRIPVKSAFEWAAQSLEFIYAIQRPDGTAEGWYGDGNSARTMMMFALHRTQGVTALPWRADVRLGAALDDAGTLHLVLSSDWAWNGLLKFDVPRHREWFNLPFDYPRINQFPEWFTVDRDAEYMVSLNGGAETRMRGPELAQLPATVEAGGQLRLTVRALDRQSLQSHADDTPWRLAEFAANTREEAEAWQEITRKKCMDLLGIAAPLSSPADSSVKSEVLEETAHDGYRLRKVTLQQLFGNRTITVLVGLPELECNRGLPAVLCVPGHGSTPADVFDGNSIYKGFAGVLAKSGFVVLAADTAYHDKAPGFKTLMGQRVYDLVRCVDYLSALPEVDPLRVGCAGLSLGGEMTMWLAALDTRLAATCSAGFLTFMNQMETSHCMCWKEKGLRELVDFPDIYALIAPRRLQCQIGEKEPVNQFTPVLARRAFREIQKCYTLLGASERAELAVHPGAHEIALERLSAFMAGALTPNGGNTVE